One genomic segment of Kiritimatiella glycovorans includes these proteins:
- a CDS encoding CHAD domain-containing protein — translation MKKKEINRLCRLYRNEDPHTKYVARLARTLFDAAAPVFGLEAGDRDVLETAARLHDIGFALNPPQHEVMSAEIILREGIGEWEESRVRRVAAVAASHRGTPEAASSMLADLAPELEDPGVRRLAAILRVADGLDHGHIQDAKIRAMSFREDAVRLDVKTRWYRANADCAQRKADLWDEVFPLPLRVCGGEGKQKTSNFKGVLRGKDDALPAARKLLCALYDLMRDNTPGMLEGKDPEYLHDYRVSARRFRMVLRLFRGPLKTTAASRVERGIREACNQLSEARDQHVWVQMLESDEFTSAAAGDPEYPPYLDRQRARRDELEKKLPEILETEWYAELVEDLVRLTRVEIPERIREDKPRSAAGIMSKKIRKLNGEIAATETGPLRDAPEALHHLRKRVRRLRYFAEFAAPVFGGGMKDLADRLDDLATALGDIHDCDVHLEALTKDEHRPARLCELLGRKREEAWARFEELWAAYTSEEHQKNLHGMT, via the coding sequence ATGAAAAAGAAGGAAATAAACAGGCTGTGCCGGCTCTACCGCAACGAGGACCCGCATACGAAGTATGTGGCGAGGCTGGCCCGGACCCTCTTTGACGCCGCCGCCCCGGTGTTCGGGCTCGAGGCCGGCGACCGGGACGTACTGGAAACCGCGGCGAGGCTGCACGATATCGGGTTCGCCCTGAATCCCCCGCAGCACGAGGTCATGAGCGCCGAGATTATCCTTCGCGAGGGAATCGGCGAATGGGAGGAGAGCCGGGTGCGGCGCGTGGCCGCGGTGGCGGCCTCTCATCGCGGAACCCCGGAAGCGGCATCGTCCATGCTCGCGGACCTGGCCCCGGAACTCGAAGATCCCGGCGTCCGGCGTCTGGCCGCGATTCTCCGGGTCGCGGACGGACTCGATCACGGACACATTCAGGACGCGAAGATCCGCGCGATGTCCTTCCGGGAGGATGCGGTGCGGCTGGACGTCAAGACGCGCTGGTACCGCGCGAACGCGGATTGCGCGCAGCGCAAGGCCGACCTGTGGGACGAGGTGTTTCCGCTCCCGCTCCGGGTCTGCGGCGGGGAGGGGAAGCAGAAGACGTCGAACTTCAAAGGCGTGCTTCGCGGGAAGGACGATGCGCTGCCCGCGGCGCGCAAACTGCTCTGCGCACTCTACGATCTGATGCGCGACAACACGCCGGGGATGCTGGAGGGGAAGGATCCCGAATATCTCCACGACTACCGGGTATCCGCGCGGCGGTTCCGGATGGTGCTGCGTCTGTTCCGGGGGCCGCTTAAAACAACCGCCGCCTCCCGCGTCGAGCGCGGCATCAGGGAAGCGTGCAACCAGCTCAGCGAGGCCCGGGATCAGCACGTCTGGGTGCAGATGCTCGAGTCGGACGAGTTCACGTCCGCGGCGGCCGGCGATCCCGAATATCCTCCCTATCTCGACCGTCAGCGTGCGCGCAGGGACGAGCTTGAAAAGAAGCTTCCGGAGATCCTGGAGACGGAGTGGTACGCGGAACTGGTCGAGGATCTGGTGCGGTTGACGCGCGTCGAAATCCCCGAGCGGATACGCGAAGACAAACCCCGCTCCGCCGCCGGAATCATGTCGAAGAAAATCCGCAAGCTGAACGGGGAGATCGCCGCCACGGAGACCGGCCCGCTGCGCGACGCCCCCGAAGCGCTGCACCATCTCAGGAAACGGGTGCGCCGGCTGCGCTACTTCGCCGAATTCGCGGCCCCCGTCTTCGGCGGTGGCATGAAGGACCTGGCCGATCGGCTCGACGACCTGGCGACGGCGCTCGGCGACATCCACGACTGCGACGTGCATCTCGAGGCGTTAACAAAAGACGAACACCGGCCCGCCAGACTGTGCGAACTGCTGGGGCGTAAACGCGAAGAGGCGTGGGCGCGATTTGAGGAACTGTGGGCGGCCTACACGTCCGAAGAACATCAGAAAAACCTCCACGGGATGACGTAG
- a CDS encoding alkaline phosphatase, which yields MTINKPIIRIALLALLLTTCAARAAQAPRNVILMIGDGMGVAQLTAGKIAAGELEMERIRTLGLMTTHSANALVTDSAAAGTALATGHKTDNGVLAQTPDGKPLRTVLEAAEERGLKTGLVTSCSLTHATPAAFGAHVPDRDRDVRIAEQVAACGVDVLFGGGAKFFRAHFESMRGEGFTIVTTEEAWNVMGAPARAAAFLAEKHPPRITEGRVPLEELTRRALLILEESGPGFFLMVEASQIDWGGHANDTEFILSEMLDFDRAVGACLDFAESEGDTLVLVTSDHECGGMAVHDGSVEDRTVTECGYTTGYHTAVMVPLFAFGPGSEAFRGVLDNTEVGARLLEWAEGIR from the coding sequence ATGACCATAAACAAGCCGATCATCAGGATCGCCCTGCTGGCCCTGCTTCTCACAACCTGCGCCGCCCGTGCGGCGCAGGCGCCCCGCAACGTCATCCTCATGATCGGCGACGGCATGGGTGTCGCCCAGCTCACCGCGGGAAAGATCGCGGCGGGCGAACTCGAGATGGAACGGATCCGGACGCTCGGGCTGATGACCACTCACTCGGCGAACGCCCTGGTGACCGATTCCGCCGCGGCCGGGACGGCGCTGGCGACCGGGCACAAGACGGACAACGGGGTCCTTGCGCAGACGCCCGACGGAAAACCGCTCCGCACCGTGCTCGAGGCCGCGGAGGAGCGGGGGCTGAAGACCGGTCTGGTCACGAGCTGTTCGCTGACGCACGCCACCCCCGCTGCCTTCGGCGCGCACGTTCCGGACCGCGACAGGGACGTCCGCATCGCCGAACAGGTGGCCGCCTGCGGGGTCGATGTCCTGTTCGGCGGCGGCGCGAAGTTCTTCAGGGCGCATTTCGAGTCGATGCGCGGGGAGGGATTCACCATTGTGACGACGGAGGAGGCGTGGAATGTGATGGGCGCTCCCGCGCGTGCCGCGGCGTTCCTGGCGGAGAAGCATCCGCCGCGCATCACCGAAGGCCGGGTGCCGCTGGAAGAACTCACGCGTCGCGCACTCCTGATCCTGGAGGAGTCCGGCCCGGGATTCTTCCTGATGGTCGAGGCCTCGCAGATCGACTGGGGCGGTCACGCGAACGACACCGAATTCATTCTGAGCGAGATGCTTGACTTCGACCGGGCCGTCGGCGCCTGTCTCGATTTCGCGGAATCGGAAGGGGATACCCTGGTGCTCGTGACCTCCGATCACGAATGCGGCGGGATGGCCGTCCATGACGGTTCCGTCGAAGACCGTACCGTCACCGAATGCGGCTATACTACGGGGTATCACACGGCCGTGATGGTCCCGCTCTTCGCCTTCGGTCCGGGAAGCGAGGCGTTCCGCGGTGTGCTGGACAACACGGAGGTGGGCGCGCGGCTGCTCGAGTGGGCGGAGGGAATCCGATGA
- a CDS encoding phosphoribosylformylglycinamidine synthase subunit PurQ → MTPSVLIITGYGVNCEAESSLAWERAGARPVRVHLNDLLAAPGRIHDFGALMFIGGFSYGDHMSSGHAMAVRVGHHLRDELRRFVEDGHLILGVCNGFQVMAKMGLVPAADGELLNPSVTVMRNDCGHFQNYWVDLRFEPDSPCVFTRGLERMELPIRHGEGKVFTPDAAVLEGIEKAGCVPVRYADAEGRPAQDYPANPNGSLNAIAGLCDPTGRLFGLMPHPEAYLFPENHPRWDHRKGEGRFPEYGEGLKLFLNAVECMRQA, encoded by the coding sequence ATGACCCCGAGCGTACTGATCATCACGGGATACGGCGTGAACTGCGAGGCGGAATCCTCGCTGGCCTGGGAGCGCGCGGGCGCGCGCCCCGTCCGGGTTCACCTGAACGATCTGCTTGCGGCCCCGGGCCGGATCCACGACTTCGGGGCGCTGATGTTTATCGGCGGATTCTCCTACGGCGACCACATGAGCAGCGGCCACGCCATGGCGGTACGGGTGGGGCATCACCTGCGCGACGAGCTGCGACGGTTTGTCGAGGACGGTCACCTGATCCTGGGGGTCTGCAACGGGTTTCAGGTGATGGCGAAGATGGGGCTGGTCCCGGCCGCCGACGGCGAGCTGCTCAACCCGTCGGTCACCGTGATGCGCAACGACTGCGGCCATTTTCAGAACTACTGGGTCGACCTGCGGTTCGAGCCGGACTCGCCGTGCGTCTTCACGCGCGGGCTGGAACGCATGGAATTGCCGATCCGCCACGGCGAGGGCAAGGTCTTCACGCCGGACGCCGCGGTGCTGGAGGGGATCGAAAAGGCGGGCTGCGTGCCGGTGCGCTACGCGGACGCCGAAGGCCGGCCGGCGCAGGACTATCCCGCCAATCCAAACGGGTCGCTGAACGCCATCGCCGGACTCTGCGATCCGACCGGCCGCCTCTTCGGCCTCATGCCGCACCCCGAAGCGTACCTTTTCCCGGAGAACCATCCGCGCTGGGATCACAGGAAGGGTGAGGGGCGGTTTCCGGAATACGGGGAGGGACTCAAGCTTTTTCTCAATGCCGTGGAATGCATGCGGCAGGCCTGA
- the lysS gene encoding lysine--tRNA ligase, whose product MTENDQAGNPDEYRAQREENMQRLKEAGYAPYGAGFERTDTLKGLAASFEEGRRVRAAGRLVTVRKMGKMAFAHLDDGSARLQLMVKRDGVGPDAFQAFKWLDLGDWIGVEGELCLTKTGEKTIRIDRWELLAKAFRTPPEKWHGLQDVETRYRRRYLDLMSNDDVRELFRKRTAMMDALRRMLRDRGYLEVETPMIQPLAGGAAARPFKTRYQALGADMYFRIAPELYLKRLIVGGLDRVFELNRNFRNEGLDRTHNPEFTALELYEAFGDRNTMQRLAQDLIAGVAEEIFGSLTTEWYGHEIDLTPPWREVTFESLLEEEIGGKALERPAEELRAEAEKRGIEVEPDWSVCKIAQEIYEHEIEPHLTAPTFVTRLPAELVPLAKPCDDDPRFVDVFELVIGGREIAPAYSELNDPAEQRRRFEAQAGGDPSKIDVDFLESLEYGMPPTGGMGIGIDRLFMLLTGSEAIRDVILFPQMRAK is encoded by the coding sequence ATGACCGAGAACGACCAGGCTGGCAATCCGGACGAGTATCGCGCCCAGCGCGAGGAGAACATGCAGAGGCTGAAGGAGGCGGGGTATGCGCCCTACGGCGCCGGCTTCGAACGCACGGATACGCTCAAAGGCCTGGCGGCGAGCTTCGAGGAGGGGAGACGCGTGCGGGCCGCGGGCCGGCTCGTGACCGTGCGGAAGATGGGCAAGATGGCCTTCGCGCATCTCGACGACGGCTCGGCGCGTCTGCAGCTCATGGTCAAGCGCGACGGGGTCGGCCCCGACGCCTTTCAGGCGTTCAAGTGGCTCGATCTGGGCGATTGGATCGGGGTCGAAGGCGAACTCTGTCTGACGAAAACCGGCGAGAAGACGATCCGCATCGACCGCTGGGAACTGCTCGCCAAAGCTTTCCGCACCCCGCCGGAAAAGTGGCACGGGCTGCAGGACGTCGAAACCCGGTACCGCCGGCGCTATCTCGATCTCATGTCGAACGACGACGTCCGCGAACTCTTCCGGAAGCGGACGGCGATGATGGACGCGTTACGGCGGATGCTGCGCGACCGCGGGTACCTCGAGGTGGAAACGCCGATGATCCAGCCGCTGGCGGGCGGCGCCGCCGCGCGCCCGTTCAAGACCCGTTACCAGGCGCTCGGCGCGGACATGTACTTCCGGATCGCGCCCGAACTCTACCTCAAGCGCCTGATCGTCGGCGGCCTGGACCGCGTGTTCGAACTCAACCGCAATTTCCGCAACGAAGGACTCGACCGCACCCATAATCCCGAGTTCACCGCGCTGGAGCTGTACGAGGCCTTCGGCGACCGCAACACGATGCAGCGGCTCGCGCAGGACCTGATCGCCGGAGTCGCGGAGGAGATATTCGGATCGCTCACCACCGAGTGGTACGGCCATGAGATCGATCTCACTCCTCCGTGGCGTGAAGTGACGTTCGAATCGCTCCTGGAGGAGGAGATCGGCGGAAAAGCGCTGGAGCGCCCGGCCGAAGAGCTGCGCGCCGAGGCGGAGAAGCGCGGGATCGAGGTCGAGCCGGACTGGAGCGTCTGCAAAATCGCGCAGGAGATCTACGAACACGAGATCGAACCGCACCTCACCGCGCCCACGTTCGTGACGCGGCTGCCCGCCGAACTGGTCCCGCTGGCCAAACCGTGCGACGACGATCCGCGTTTTGTCGACGTATTCGAACTGGTCATCGGCGGACGGGAGATCGCACCCGCCTACAGCGAGCTGAACGACCCCGCCGAGCAGCGCCGGCGCTTCGAGGCGCAGGCGGGCGGAGACCCGTCGAAGATCGACGTCGACTTCCTCGAGTCGCTCGAATACGGCATGCCGCCGACGGGCGGCATGGGCATCGGAATCGACCGCCTGTTCATGCTGCTCACCGGTTCGGAGGCCATTCGGGACGTTATCCTCTTCCCGCAGATGCGGGCGAAGTGA
- the ligA gene encoding NAD-dependent DNA ligase LigA: MNSSTGIRDEIERLRREIERHNRRYYVEAAPEISDREYDRLMDRLEQLETEHPEYADPDSPTRRVGGEPLEGFRNVRHHIPMLSLANTYSKDELRDFDRRVRRLIPEEEFTYALEPKVDGVAVALRYENGRLALGATRGDGTTGDDITANLRTIASIPLRLSGSGRVPEVLEVRGEAYMTRRGFAEINRTREETGQNPFANPRNACAGSLKQLDPRVVAERPLGAVFYGVGATSFDLPATHHELLDQLKDFGIPILPFHPVCPDLDAVLQRLDELRERRHDFSFEIDGGVIKVNERRFYDTLGTTAKSPRWAVAYKYEAEQAETTLRDIRIRIGRTGVLTPVAELEPVTVAGSTIHRATLHNPDEIARKDIRIGDRVIVEKAGEVIPAVVGVNRDARDGDEPIFDMNEACRREGIVPVKNEHEVAWRLAGGHQPERVKRALEHFAQRNAMDIDGLGEALIGQLVDREQVRSPADLYELTKDRLLELDRMADKSADNLLRAIEESKKRPFDRVLFALGIPMVGARTARVLADEFGSIDELAEASEERLEQIADIGPIMARSIAEFFAGDEHRKCIERLREAGVRMEREGPREDSSFLGGMTFVLTGSLESMTRDEAADAIEQRGGRVTSSVSNNTDYVVAGANPGSKLDKARRLGVRVLDESALKTMLSAKETANME; encoded by the coding sequence ATGAATTCTTCCACCGGAATCCGTGACGAAATCGAGCGCCTCCGGCGCGAGATCGAGCGGCACAACCGACGGTACTACGTCGAGGCCGCGCCGGAGATCTCCGACCGCGAGTACGATCGGCTGATGGACCGGCTCGAACAACTCGAGACGGAGCACCCGGAATACGCCGACCCCGATTCGCCCACCCGGCGCGTAGGCGGCGAGCCGCTCGAAGGATTCAGAAACGTGCGCCACCACATCCCGATGCTCAGCCTTGCCAACACCTACAGCAAAGACGAGCTGCGCGATTTCGACCGCCGCGTCCGGCGGCTGATCCCTGAAGAGGAGTTCACCTACGCGCTTGAACCGAAAGTCGACGGAGTCGCCGTCGCTCTGCGCTACGAAAACGGAAGGCTGGCGCTCGGCGCCACGCGCGGCGACGGGACCACCGGCGACGACATTACCGCGAACCTGCGCACGATCGCCTCGATCCCGCTGCGCCTGTCCGGTTCCGGCCGGGTTCCCGAAGTGCTTGAGGTGCGCGGGGAGGCGTACATGACGCGGCGGGGGTTCGCGGAGATCAACCGAACCCGTGAAGAAACCGGGCAGAACCCTTTCGCCAACCCGCGCAACGCCTGCGCCGGTTCCCTTAAGCAGCTCGACCCGCGGGTCGTCGCCGAGCGTCCCCTCGGCGCGGTCTTCTACGGCGTCGGCGCGACCAGTTTCGACCTGCCTGCGACGCATCATGAACTGCTCGATCAGTTGAAGGACTTCGGAATCCCGATCCTGCCGTTCCATCCTGTCTGCCCCGATCTCGATGCCGTACTTCAGCGCCTGGACGAACTGCGGGAGCGGCGGCATGACTTTTCGTTCGAGATCGACGGCGGGGTCATCAAGGTCAACGAGCGGCGGTTCTACGACACGCTCGGCACCACCGCGAAAAGTCCGCGCTGGGCGGTGGCCTACAAGTACGAGGCCGAACAGGCGGAGACCACGCTCAGGGATATCCGCATCCGGATCGGCCGGACCGGCGTACTTACGCCCGTCGCGGAACTCGAGCCGGTCACCGTCGCCGGCTCCACGATCCATCGCGCCACGCTGCACAACCCCGACGAGATCGCGCGCAAGGATATCCGCATCGGCGACCGCGTGATCGTGGAAAAGGCGGGCGAGGTGATTCCCGCCGTCGTCGGCGTCAACAGAGACGCCCGCGACGGCGATGAACCAATCTTCGACATGAACGAGGCGTGCCGGCGCGAAGGCATCGTGCCGGTAAAAAACGAGCACGAGGTGGCCTGGCGTCTCGCGGGCGGGCATCAGCCGGAACGGGTGAAGCGCGCGCTCGAGCATTTCGCGCAGCGCAATGCGATGGATATCGACGGACTCGGCGAAGCGCTCATCGGACAGCTCGTCGACCGCGAGCAGGTCCGCTCCCCCGCCGATCTCTACGAACTCACGAAGGACCGGCTCCTGGAGCTGGACCGGATGGCCGACAAGTCGGCGGATAACCTGCTCCGGGCCATTGAAGAGAGCAAAAAGCGTCCCTTTGACCGCGTGCTGTTCGCGCTCGGCATCCCGATGGTCGGCGCACGCACGGCGCGCGTGCTGGCCGACGAGTTCGGCTCGATCGACGAACTCGCCGAAGCTTCCGAGGAACGTCTGGAGCAGATCGCGGACATCGGCCCGATCATGGCGCGCAGCATCGCGGAATTTTTCGCCGGGGATGAGCATCGGAAATGCATCGAGCGCCTGCGCGAGGCCGGGGTACGCATGGAGCGCGAAGGGCCGCGCGAGGACTCATCGTTCCTGGGGGGGATGACCTTCGTGCTCACGGGTTCGCTCGAATCGATGACCCGCGACGAGGCGGCGGACGCCATCGAACAGCGCGGCGGTCGCGTCACCTCCAGCGTCTCGAACAATACCGACTACGTCGTGGCCGGCGCGAACCCGGGATCCAAGCTGGACAAGGCCCGGCGGCTGGGGGTGCGCGTGCTCGACGAGTCCGCCTTGAAGACTATGCTTTCGGCGAAAGAAACCGCGAACATGGAGTAA
- a CDS encoding sialidase family protein, producing the protein MIRFFENRGLLALILVGHLSCVCAGDELFPDVPGTVIHHSPASSGQYIGSPSIALLPDGSYVAAHDFFGSGPDVHDTRIYRSEDRGEHWQHVSTLRQFFSTLFVHRGTLYLIGRDAEAARAVIRKSEDGGRTWTTPVDRRSGILLRGRIHCAPVPVLEHDGRLWRAMECFEDSGTWAERSRAFMMSVPVDANLLNAEHWRCSEMLSYDQKHWKGMGWIEGNAVASPDGEVLNILRVARLQGKAAVIHVSDDGRDARFDPDTDYIRLPGSAKKFTIRFDPHSGRYWSITNHGRWYDRVRTLHPGWVRNRAVLISSPDLKHWTVHETVVQHRDVYRHGFQYWDWQFEGHDIIAVSRTAFDDGMGGAHNYHDANFLTFHRIENFRLCFDR; encoded by the coding sequence ATGATCCGTTTCTTTGAGAACCGGGGCCTCCTCGCTCTGATTCTCGTGGGGCACCTGTCCTGCGTATGTGCCGGCGATGAGCTGTTTCCCGATGTGCCCGGTACGGTGATCCATCACAGCCCCGCCTCAAGCGGCCAGTACATCGGAAGCCCCTCCATCGCGCTGCTTCCCGACGGTTCCTATGTGGCGGCCCACGACTTCTTCGGTTCCGGCCCCGACGTTCACGATACCCGGATTTACCGAAGCGAAGATCGCGGCGAACACTGGCAGCACGTCTCGACGCTACGCCAGTTCTTTTCCACGCTCTTTGTCCACCGCGGAACACTCTATCTGATCGGCCGCGATGCGGAGGCCGCCCGCGCCGTCATCCGGAAGTCGGAAGACGGGGGCCGGACCTGGACGACACCCGTCGACCGGCGTTCGGGCATCCTTCTCCGTGGCCGCATCCACTGCGCACCCGTCCCCGTACTGGAGCACGACGGCCGGCTCTGGCGGGCGATGGAGTGTTTCGAGGATTCCGGCACGTGGGCCGAACGATCCCGCGCTTTCATGATGTCGGTGCCCGTCGACGCGAATCTTCTTAATGCGGAACACTGGCGCTGTTCGGAAATGCTCTCGTACGATCAGAAGCACTGGAAGGGCATGGGATGGATCGAGGGCAATGCCGTCGCCTCCCCCGACGGGGAAGTCCTGAACATCCTCCGTGTCGCCCGGCTTCAGGGAAAGGCCGCCGTGATTCACGTTTCGGACGACGGTCGGGACGCCCGGTTCGACCCCGACACGGACTACATCCGCCTGCCCGGCAGCGCCAAGAAATTCACGATCCGCTTTGATCCCCACAGCGGCCGATACTGGTCGATCACCAACCACGGGCGCTGGTACGACCGGGTGCGCACCCTCCATCCGGGCTGGGTGCGCAACCGCGCCGTTCTGATTTCCTCTCCGGACCTGAAGCACTGGACGGTTCACGAAACCGTCGTGCAGCACCGCGATGTCTACCGTCACGGGTTCCAGTACTGGGACTGGCAATTCGAGGGGCACGATATCATCGCGGTTTCAAGGACGGCGTTCGACGACGGCATGGGCGGTGCACACAACTATCACGACGCCAACTTTCTCACGTTTCACCGCATCGAAAACTTCCGCCTCTGCTTCGATCGCTGA